A portion of the Sulfuricurvum kujiense DSM 16994 genome contains these proteins:
- the dcd gene encoding dCTP deaminase encodes MGLKSDRWIREKALKEGMISPFCEDQVGLGVVSYGLSSYGYDIRVTNEFKIFTNLNSTVVDPKHFDDMNVVDFTGDVCIVPPNSFALARTVEYFKIPRDVLAICLGKSTYARCGIIVNVTPFEPEFEGHITIEISNTTPLPAKIYANEGIAQVLFLQGDDMCETSYKDKSGKYQGQEGITLPRILN; translated from the coding sequence ATGGGTTTAAAAAGCGATAGATGGATACGTGAAAAGGCATTAAAAGAGGGAATGATTTCCCCGTTTTGCGAGGATCAGGTAGGCTTGGGCGTCGTCAGTTACGGCCTTAGCTCATACGGCTACGACATCCGTGTGACGAATGAATTTAAAATTTTTACCAACCTAAATTCTACTGTCGTCGACCCGAAACATTTTGATGATATGAATGTCGTCGATTTTACGGGCGATGTATGCATTGTCCCGCCGAACTCGTTCGCATTGGCGCGAACCGTAGAATATTTTAAAATTCCCCGTGACGTGTTGGCGATCTGTTTGGGTAAATCGACTTATGCTAGGTGCGGTATTATTGTCAATGTTACTCCGTTTGAACCGGAATTCGAGGGGCATATTACCATCGAAATTTCCAACACCACCCCTCTTCCGGCAAAAATATATGCCAATGAAGGGATAGCACAGGTGCTCTTTTTACAAGGCGACGATATGTGCGAAACTTCTTATAAAGATAAAAGCGGCAAGTATCAGGGGCAAGAGGGAATCACTCTTCCGCGGATTTTAAATTAA
- a CDS encoding YdcH family protein — MLHEYRDVITHMKQNDAANAHFLKIFDRHNDLDNQITKAENGDVPMTDLELEKLKKEKLLLKDEAYAMIIAYKKEHSL; from the coding sequence ATGTTGCACGAATACCGCGATGTAATTACCCATATGAAACAAAATGATGCGGCTAATGCCCACTTTTTGAAAATTTTTGATCGTCACAATGATCTAGACAACCAAATCACCAAAGCTGAAAACGGTGACGTTCCAATGACCGATCTTGAGCTTGAAAAACTCAAAAAAGAAAAATTGTTGTTGAAAGACGAAGCGTACGCAATGATCATCGCCTACAAAAAAGAGCACAGCCTTTAA
- a CDS encoding GAF domain-containing protein, with product MTTSYTALADFGRALLKRPALSEGLPMISEYAKQVSKAERCSIFIYNPKIQMLWTTLADGIEKIMVHVNDGIVGHTVKEGKPILVNNPYEDERFLHTIDNKTGFVTENIASIPIFDSNRRIIGVFQLLNKPGGFSPEDIKFMIFFAHYISGYLELAMLFDDQTALLAKGIE from the coding sequence ATGACCACTTCGTATACCGCCTTAGCTGATTTTGGGCGGGCGCTGCTTAAGCGTCCGGCATTATCAGAAGGTCTTCCGATGATATCCGAGTATGCCAAACAAGTAAGCAAAGCGGAAAGATGCTCAATTTTTATCTATAATCCGAAAATCCAAATGCTTTGGACGACTTTGGCCGACGGGATAGAAAAAATTATGGTCCATGTTAATGACGGCATCGTCGGACATACCGTCAAAGAGGGGAAACCCATTTTAGTCAATAATCCCTATGAAGATGAGCGGTTTCTGCATACCATAGATAATAAAACCGGTTTTGTGACCGAAAATATCGCTTCTATCCCTATCTTTGATTCCAATCGGCGCATCATCGGTGTTTTTCAACTCCTCAACAAACCGGGAGGATTTTCACCGGAAGACATTAAATTTATGATTTTTTTTGCCCACTATATCAGCGGATATCTTGAACTGGCCATGCTTTTCGATGATCAAACGGCTTTACTGGCAAAAGGGATAGAATGA
- a CDS encoding GAF domain-containing protein, whose protein sequence is MSLEIYKRIADFGKKLTELDELEKTLPAISEEAKAIVNAERCSIFMVDYPGEMLWTKLSDGVGRIAISIHSGIVGDTVRKKTAQLVNNPYEDSRFLTKIDEKSGFMTRNILATPIFNSQQEVIGVIQLLNKYHGEFDEQDEGIMNFFANYISGTLELALLMEKK, encoded by the coding sequence ATGAGTCTGGAAATTTACAAACGGATTGCCGATTTCGGCAAAAAACTTACTGAGCTTGATGAACTTGAAAAAACGCTGCCGGCAATCTCGGAAGAGGCAAAAGCTATCGTAAATGCGGAGCGATGTTCCATTTTTATGGTCGATTATCCGGGAGAAATGCTTTGGACGAAACTCAGTGACGGCGTAGGGCGGATTGCGATCAGTATTCATTCAGGCATTGTGGGAGATACGGTTCGGAAAAAAACTGCCCAACTGGTCAATAACCCCTATGAAGACAGCCGTTTCTTAACTAAAATCGATGAAAAAAGCGGCTTTATGACCCGAAATATCCTCGCTACCCCCATCTTTAACTCACAGCAAGAGGTCATAGGGGTCATTCAATTGCTCAACAAATATCACGGAGAGTTTGATGAACAAGACGAAGGAATTATGAATTTTTTTGCCAACTATATCAGTGGAACACTGGAATTGGCCTTATTGATGGAAAAAAAATAA